In the genome of Actinomadura graeca, one region contains:
- a CDS encoding DUF932 domain-containing protein produces the protein MSRETSAWLNTNTLIGFTDERGTAWHYRADDQGTEPNHYPGPIPIEDVQRRLFGWEAVESIKIAVTYRTPGGMLRTKVDHDRKAIIRADSTSPGTDSIFEYFKHGYQIHQYRQWLLKNFGLLLDSDLRIGSAGLLDGGARAWVQVEMPGSCDTPEGVRFRPFLSGATSLDGTLSTTYVRGAQLVVCDNTLSAALTEPGTGRIKIRHSRNSLGSITQVRQALDIVHQVEQDFARQITALCQIPVSDRQWDRFLAVEAAPGRDTKHSRARADRKRADLEGLWRHDERVAPWAGTAYGVVAAINTYTHHLKTVRGSSRADRNAERAITGGVDKLDSKTVQVLNQILDNALAHAT, from the coding sequence ATGTCCCGTGAGACGTCCGCCTGGCTCAACACCAACACACTGATCGGCTTCACCGACGAACGCGGAACCGCCTGGCACTACCGCGCCGACGACCAGGGCACCGAGCCCAACCACTACCCAGGCCCGATCCCGATCGAAGACGTGCAACGGCGCCTGTTCGGCTGGGAGGCCGTCGAGAGCATCAAGATCGCGGTCACCTACCGCACCCCCGGCGGCATGCTGCGGACCAAGGTCGACCACGACCGCAAGGCCATCATCCGCGCCGACAGCACCAGCCCCGGCACCGACAGCATCTTCGAGTACTTCAAGCACGGATACCAGATCCACCAGTACCGCCAGTGGCTGCTGAAGAACTTCGGGCTACTGCTGGACAGCGACCTGCGGATCGGCTCGGCGGGACTGCTGGACGGCGGCGCACGCGCCTGGGTCCAGGTGGAGATGCCCGGCAGCTGCGACACCCCCGAGGGCGTGAGGTTCCGGCCGTTCCTGTCCGGCGCCACCAGCCTGGACGGGACGCTGTCGACGACCTACGTCCGCGGCGCCCAGCTGGTGGTGTGCGACAACACCCTGTCGGCGGCACTGACCGAGCCCGGCACCGGCCGCATCAAGATCAGGCATTCGCGGAACTCGCTCGGCAGCATCACCCAGGTCCGGCAGGCGCTTGACATCGTCCACCAGGTCGAGCAGGACTTCGCCCGCCAGATCACCGCCCTGTGCCAGATCCCGGTCAGCGACCGCCAGTGGGACCGGTTCCTGGCCGTCGAAGCCGCCCCCGGCCGCGACACCAAGCACAGCCGCGCCCGGGCCGACCGCAAGCGCGCCGACCTGGAGGGCCTGTGGAGGCACGACGAGCGGGTCGCGCCCTGGGCCGGCACCGCCTACGGCGTGGTCGCGGCGATCAACACCTACACCCACCATCTAAAAACCGTCCGGGGCTCCAGCCGCGCCGACCGCAACGCCGAACGCGCCATCACCGGCGGCGTGGACAAGCTGGATTCCAAGACCGTCCAGGTGCTCAACCAGATCCTCGACAACGCCCTGGCCCACGCCACCTGA
- a CDS encoding Eco57I restriction-modification methylase domain-containing protein: MRHPVSNGPLPADVRAVTQQLTGAMTAQAAAHLVHSAALIQHAAAAGLLSLSGDLRGDLDRLAGAHPALAPLTDPAVNLSYGTAAPAEVTGLWARHPVTAGDRPQQGGYLLGELYQQLSVQARRERALCQTPRFVSELLLDIAFDRAYTARGPRIQMIDPACGTGHILIATLIRAHTRQHLGPYRSSRDTGPKLPASTPALERVHAALDTVHGVDLDGYAAAVAAYRLLVLARAILRSWGHEPAAAELAALPLHVAAADALLDQDEPLLARGRYDVVIANPPYISCNDPRTREAVRARYRQVCTGRFSLALPFHVLMNGLLSPGGWCAQLTSNAFMKREFGRRYVEEFLACLDLYWVIDTSGAYIPGHGTPTVILAHRNRPPSGTTVPTVMGIRGEPGTPADPAGGLVWTAIASAVRTREAYDRLAAALETHRRSPGRGRPARAVTSPP; the protein is encoded by the coding sequence GTGAGGCACCCGGTGAGCAACGGGCCGCTGCCCGCCGACGTGCGGGCCGTCACCCAACAGCTGACCGGGGCGATGACCGCGCAGGCCGCCGCGCACCTGGTGCACTCGGCCGCGTTGATCCAGCACGCCGCCGCCGCAGGCCTGCTCAGCCTCTCCGGTGATCTGCGTGGTGATCTGGACCGGCTCGCCGGGGCGCATCCGGCGCTGGCGCCGTTGACCGACCCGGCGGTCAACCTCTCCTACGGCACCGCCGCACCCGCCGAGGTCACCGGATTGTGGGCGCGGCACCCGGTCACCGCCGGCGACCGCCCCCAGCAGGGCGGCTACCTGCTGGGAGAGCTGTACCAGCAGCTCAGCGTGCAGGCACGCCGTGAGCGGGCGCTGTGCCAGACACCCCGGTTCGTCAGCGAGCTGCTGCTGGACATCGCCTTTGACCGGGCGTACACCGCGCGCGGCCCCCGCATCCAGATGATCGACCCGGCCTGCGGCACCGGCCACATCCTCATCGCGACGCTGATACGTGCGCATACCCGCCAGCATCTGGGGCCGTACCGCAGCAGCCGCGACACCGGCCCGAAGCTGCCGGCGTCCACCCCGGCGCTGGAGCGGGTGCATGCCGCGCTGGACACCGTGCACGGTGTCGACCTGGACGGCTACGCCGCGGCAGTTGCCGCCTACCGGCTGCTGGTCCTGGCGCGTGCCATCTTGCGCAGCTGGGGGCATGAGCCGGCCGCGGCCGAGCTGGCGGCGCTGCCGCTGCACGTCGCGGCCGCCGACGCGCTGCTGGACCAGGACGAGCCGCTGCTGGCCCGCGGCCGCTACGACGTGGTGATCGCCAACCCGCCCTACATCAGCTGCAACGATCCCCGGACCCGCGAGGCGGTCCGGGCGCGGTACCGGCAGGTGTGCACCGGCCGGTTCAGCCTGGCGCTGCCCTTCCATGTGCTGATGAACGGGCTGCTGTCGCCTGGCGGCTGGTGTGCCCAGCTCACCAGCAACGCCTTCATGAAACGCGAGTTCGGCCGCCGCTACGTCGAGGAGTTCCTGGCCTGCCTCGATCTGTACTGGGTGATCGACACCTCCGGCGCCTACATTCCCGGGCACGGCACCCCCACGGTCATCCTGGCCCACCGCAACCGGCCACCATCCGGTACCACCGTGCCGACGGTGATGGGCATCCGCGGTGAGCCCGGCACACCCGCCGACCCGGCCGGCGGCCTGGTGTGGACGGCGATCGCCAGCGCCGTGCGGACCCGCGAGGCCTACGACCGCCTCGCCGCCGCCCTCGAAACCCACCGGCGCTCCCCCGGACGCGGCCGCCCCGCCCGCGCCGTCACCTCACCACCCTAA
- a CDS encoding TerD family protein, with product MGVSLSKGGNVSLTKQAPGLTAVTVGLGWDVRTTTGTDFDLDASALVLDASGKILTDQHFVFFNNLRTPDGGVEHTGDNTTGAGEGDDESINVDLTGVPAECERIVFPVSIYDADNRHQNFGQVRNAFIRIVNRADGNELARFDLTEDASTETAMVFGELYRHSGEWKFRAVGQRDASGLAGIALDLGPKSSTMREGALMGGDRHRSGCP from the coding sequence GTGGGTGTCAGTCTCAGCAAGGGCGGCAATGTCTCGCTCACCAAGCAGGCACCGGGGCTGACCGCGGTCACCGTCGGGCTTGGCTGGGACGTGCGGACCACGACGGGGACGGACTTCGACCTGGACGCCTCCGCGCTGGTGCTGGACGCCTCCGGGAAGATCCTCACCGACCAGCATTTCGTGTTCTTCAACAATCTGCGCACGCCGGACGGCGGGGTCGAGCACACCGGCGACAACACCACCGGCGCGGGCGAGGGCGACGACGAGTCGATCAACGTGGACCTCACCGGCGTCCCGGCCGAGTGCGAGCGGATCGTGTTCCCGGTGTCGATCTATGACGCCGACAACCGGCACCAGAACTTCGGCCAGGTCCGCAACGCGTTCATCCGCATCGTCAACCGCGCCGACGGCAACGAGCTCGCCCGCTTCGACCTCACCGAGGACGCCTCCACCGAGACGGCCATGGTGTTCGGCGAGCTCTACCGCCACAGTGGCGAATGGAAGTTCAGGGCCGTCGGCCAGAGAGACGCCTCCGGACTGGCCGGTATTGCCCTGGACTTGGGTCCAAAGTCTTCCACGATGAGGGAAGGGGCCTTGATGGGCGGAGACCGCCACCGCTCCGGCTGCCCCTGA
- a CDS encoding ATP-binding protein — protein sequence MAGSACLQAVSLIGVDTFTVQVQACLTPGVPGLQVHGLPADAAAGVEERVRDAIASSGLDWPQRHVTVSLLPAAVAKPGTGLDLPVAVAVLTANGVLPRQACADMLLFGELGAGGAICAVPGAVAAARHAAATGIGTIVVPAANAAEARLVAGVRVVTARTLRGLVALLRGDPPGGGPDAPPAPPVLPPPGGPGGLTGARQADLADTQLPDSAVLALAASAAGGHHLMVYGAPGSGARILADRLADVLPPLDPQAELEVAVIRSVAGLRGPGRTAAIRPPVAYLTPGTGPAGLRGHQPGPDDLHRPGVVSLAHHGVLRADDLQRLPAAVLAALPGVLVQGAVDTLGPHGHCRFPARFVLAATLTPCPCRADRPAHCRCTPGQLRGHHARIPGRLLARLDLHVHLSALPAARSADTLSPPSAGDQNPTPASTAHPGAGATSTAPASTAPATAALADQVGEARDRARKRLDETGWSCNAQVSRRALHADFRPSEYGARCLRRAQERGELSSTGAAQVLRLAWTLADLDHQARPGADHILRALQYRRPFDIAAWAAARSPRGASAASAHPAL from the coding sequence ATGGCCGGCTCCGCCTGCCTGCAGGCTGTATCCCTCATCGGCGTCGACACCTTCACCGTGCAGGTCCAGGCATGCCTGACCCCCGGCGTGCCAGGACTGCAGGTGCACGGCCTGCCCGCCGACGCCGCGGCCGGTGTCGAGGAACGGGTCCGCGATGCCATCGCCAGTAGCGGGCTGGACTGGCCGCAGCGGCACGTCACGGTGTCGTTGCTGCCGGCCGCCGTGGCCAAGCCGGGTACCGGGCTGGACCTGCCGGTCGCGGTCGCGGTCCTGACCGCCAACGGCGTCCTGCCCAGGCAGGCATGCGCGGACATGCTGCTGTTCGGTGAACTCGGCGCAGGTGGCGCGATCTGCGCGGTACCCGGGGCGGTGGCCGCGGCCCGGCACGCTGCCGCCACCGGGATCGGCACGATCGTGGTGCCGGCGGCCAACGCCGCCGAGGCCCGGCTGGTGGCCGGTGTGCGGGTGGTGACCGCGCGGACGTTGCGCGGGCTGGTCGCGCTGCTGCGCGGTGACCCTCCCGGTGGCGGACCCGACGCCCCGCCCGCCCCGCCGGTCCTGCCGCCGCCCGGCGGCCCCGGCGGGCTGACCGGTGCCCGCCAGGCCGACCTCGCCGACACCCAACTCCCCGACTCCGCCGTGCTGGCGCTGGCCGCCAGCGCCGCCGGCGGCCACCACCTGATGGTGTACGGCGCCCCCGGCAGCGGCGCCCGCATCCTGGCCGACCGGCTCGCCGATGTGCTGCCGCCACTGGATCCCCAGGCCGAGCTGGAGGTGGCGGTGATCCGCTCGGTGGCCGGCCTGCGCGGCCCCGGCCGAACCGCTGCCATTCGGCCTCCGGTCGCCTACCTGACCCCCGGCACGGGGCCGGCGGGGCTGCGTGGGCACCAGCCCGGCCCCGATGATCTGCACCGGCCGGGGGTGGTGTCGCTGGCCCACCACGGGGTGCTGCGCGCCGACGATCTGCAGCGGCTGCCGGCCGCGGTACTGGCGGCCTTGCCCGGCGTCCTGGTTCAGGGCGCGGTCGACACGCTGGGCCCGCATGGGCACTGCCGGTTCCCCGCCCGGTTCGTGCTGGCGGCAACCCTCACCCCGTGTCCCTGCCGAGCCGATCGGCCCGCGCACTGCCGCTGCACCCCCGGGCAGCTGCGCGGCCATCACGCGCGCATCCCCGGCCGCCTGCTTGCACGCCTGGACCTGCACGTGCACCTTTCCGCCCTGCCTGCCGCCAGGTCTGCGGACACCCTCTCACCACCGTCGGCAGGCGACCAGAACCCCACCCCGGCCAGCACGGCACACCCCGGAGCGGGCGCCACCAGTACGGCACCGGCCAGCACGGCACCGGCCACCGCGGCGCTGGCCGACCAGGTTGGTGAAGCCCGCGACCGCGCCCGTAAACGGCTGGACGAGACCGGATGGTCGTGCAATGCCCAGGTCTCGCGGCGTGCGCTGCACGCCGACTTTCGCCCCAGCGAGTACGGCGCCCGCTGCCTGCGGCGCGCGCAGGAGCGCGGTGAGCTCAGCAGCACCGGCGCCGCCCAGGTGCTGCGGCTGGCATGGACCTTGGCGGACCTGGACCACCAGGCACGCCCCGGCGCCGATCACATCCTGCGGGCACTGCAATACCGCCGGCCCTTCGACATCGCCGCCTGGGCCGCCGCACGATCACCGCGCGGCGCCAGTGCGGCATCGGCACATCCTGCCTTGTGA
- a CDS encoding DNA cytosine methyltransferase — protein MTVPAQRPASTGRGLRRKAHAGDVIDEEIMGIESTHLLAGGGGDMAGFVEAGTRPVIAVNHMRACIDTVRANWPWVRGLVEDVARLDMHAMPRSPVLVASPICTEGSPSGRRSTASQRTDPWTKTRMTAWCLVRYAEVHRPEVVCGENVLDFATRWELFAGWLHVFELMGYTAQIVSVNAAHLSGPGNPAAPQLRDRLLFVLTRRGIDIDLEVRPDVLCPACGPVQGRRLWKRSARRYAGHLVGAYGRARGAYYYVCPKIGCGLACEPVTRPIRPGIDWSRPLTLVGDGRPHRKTRTPYADRTRAGIQAGLGTLQGAPFLAITRKHGGVVGLDGPIPAVTGQGNHHMLVVPGADGTVDGCGVRMLGTAEKAYAQRFTPAHRWVLTRTSADTRIRDIGGLLTGNAVSVNVAHWLAERIGHALAA, from the coding sequence GTGACCGTGCCCGCACAGCGACCTGCCAGCACGGGCCGGGGCCTCAGGCGGAAGGCCCATGCCGGCGACGTCATCGACGAGGAGATCATGGGAATCGAGTCGACCCATCTGCTGGCCGGCGGCGGCGGGGACATGGCGGGCTTTGTCGAAGCCGGCACCCGCCCGGTCATCGCGGTGAACCACATGCGGGCCTGCATCGACACCGTACGGGCGAACTGGCCGTGGGTGCGGGGGCTGGTGGAGGACGTCGCCCGGCTCGACATGCACGCCATGCCCCGCTCCCCGGTCCTGGTCGCCTCGCCGATCTGCACCGAGGGGTCGCCGTCGGGCCGCCGCAGCACCGCCAGCCAGCGCACCGACCCCTGGACCAAGACCAGGATGACCGCGTGGTGCCTGGTGCGGTACGCCGAGGTACACCGTCCCGAGGTGGTGTGCGGCGAGAACGTCCTGGACTTCGCCACCCGCTGGGAGCTGTTCGCCGGGTGGCTGCATGTGTTCGAGCTCATGGGCTACACCGCCCAGATCGTCTCGGTGAACGCCGCCCATCTGTCCGGCCCCGGCAATCCGGCCGCCCCGCAGCTGCGTGACCGGCTGCTGTTCGTGCTGACCCGCCGAGGGATCGACATCGATCTGGAGGTGCGCCCCGATGTGCTGTGCCCGGCCTGCGGGCCGGTCCAGGGGCGGCGGCTGTGGAAGCGGTCCGCCCGGCGCTACGCCGGTCACCTGGTCGGCGCCTACGGACGTGCCCGCGGCGCCTACTACTACGTGTGCCCGAAGATTGGGTGCGGGCTGGCGTGCGAGCCGGTGACCCGCCCGATCAGGCCGGGAATCGACTGGTCGCGGCCGCTGACCCTGGTCGGTGACGGACGCCCCCACCGCAAGACCCGCACCCCGTATGCCGACCGCACCCGGGCCGGTATCCAGGCCGGGCTCGGCACCCTGCAGGGCGCGCCGTTCCTGGCCATCACCCGCAAGCACGGCGGCGTGGTCGGGCTGGACGGGCCGATCCCTGCGGTCACCGGGCAGGGCAACCATCACATGCTGGTCGTCCCGGGAGCCGACGGCACCGTGGACGGCTGCGGAGTGCGGATGCTGGGGACCGCCGAGAAGGCCTACGCCCAGCGGTTCACGCCCGCGCACCGGTGGGTGCTCACCCGCACCAGCGCCGACACCAGGATCCGCGACATCGGCGGGCTGCTGACCGGCAACGCGGTCTCGGTGAACGTCGCGCACTGGCTGGCCGAGCGGATCGGCCACGCCCTGGCCGCCTGA
- a CDS encoding ParB/RepB/Spo0J family partition protein: MTAAADHDTSPGADDTGTATGTGLSRREAAEASGEVLLEQPMLPLSRFKPDPDNVRDGLDLNTTFVEDIAAFGIEVPLTVRLDPADPTAVIIVEGHRRYYAALQAGLAEAPYSLQPADQASKAGQKFLTMYRLNHPDLRKNHRLWEQVAAIQGAAASSLSRREIGKRTGLSGDDVDRALAAGRLSADTVAQAKAAPQDCGLRGIELLAQFTGDDDNDRRATQRLLATMARGSDLEHAAEILLQERRDRVLRAQAIAGLHEAGVQVIEEIPDGAVDLAELRDGEGTELTPQAHADCAGHRAFCGPYSTEPGYLCLDPVAFGHDFARPGVAALLRRRAELIADGITVTLSYTELPPGSCRLSALEHDGERLTPQTHRSCPGDIAVLSPYGASEGVHYCTAPDDHGHAQLQVPQAPARRPPEGPSAGTVARYNREWIAAGKVRRRWLAEQLLGRKKAPKQVTVFITQMMMSRPEPVAECLGSAKTEPLFADLTRKPRPRVLEGLAKLPTDRLALMQLAEIAAAFEHQIVQDTGERRNTWRTDRGNPHCPRSTAAQYLSFLVALGYQPSPIEKAIIAGVAYTGADPSDTLGQDDGDGIAGDGGQTGQAEASADPPHISESGRGAAPDAEAS; encoded by the coding sequence GTGACCGCTGCTGCCGACCATGACACCAGCCCCGGCGCCGACGACACCGGCACCGCTACTGGCACCGGCTTGAGCCGGCGGGAGGCCGCCGAGGCGTCCGGCGAGGTGCTGCTGGAGCAGCCGATGCTGCCGTTGTCGCGGTTCAAGCCCGACCCCGACAACGTCCGCGACGGCCTGGACCTCAACACCACGTTCGTCGAGGACATCGCGGCGTTCGGGATCGAGGTGCCGCTGACGGTGCGCCTTGATCCCGCCGACCCCACCGCGGTGATCATCGTCGAGGGGCACCGGCGGTACTACGCGGCGCTGCAGGCCGGACTGGCCGAGGCGCCCTACAGCCTGCAGCCTGCAGACCAGGCCAGCAAGGCAGGCCAGAAGTTCCTGACCATGTACCGCCTCAACCACCCGGACCTGCGCAAGAACCACCGGCTGTGGGAGCAGGTCGCCGCCATCCAGGGCGCCGCCGCCAGCAGCCTGTCCCGCCGCGAGATCGGCAAGCGGACCGGGCTGAGCGGCGACGACGTCGATCGTGCGCTGGCGGCCGGCCGGCTGAGCGCCGACACCGTGGCGCAGGCCAAGGCCGCCCCGCAGGACTGCGGGCTGCGCGGGATCGAGCTGCTCGCCCAGTTCACCGGCGATGACGATAACGACCGGCGGGCCACCCAGAGGCTGCTGGCGACGATGGCCCGGGGCAGTGACCTGGAGCATGCCGCGGAGATCTTGCTGCAAGAACGCCGTGACCGCGTCCTGCGCGCCCAGGCCATCGCCGGCCTGCACGAGGCCGGGGTCCAGGTGATCGAGGAAATCCCGGACGGGGCGGTGGACCTGGCGGAGCTGCGGGACGGTGAGGGCACCGAGCTCACGCCGCAGGCGCACGCCGACTGCGCCGGGCACCGGGCCTTCTGCGGCCCCTACAGCACCGAGCCCGGCTATCTGTGCCTGGACCCGGTGGCGTTCGGGCACGACTTCGCCCGGCCGGGGGTGGCCGCGCTGCTGCGGCGGCGCGCCGAGCTGATCGCCGACGGCATCACCGTGACCCTGTCGTACACCGAGCTCCCGCCCGGCTCCTGCCGCCTGTCGGCGCTCGAACACGACGGTGAGAGGCTGACCCCGCAGACGCACCGGTCCTGCCCCGGCGACATCGCGGTCCTGTCACCCTATGGCGCCAGCGAGGGCGTCCACTACTGCACGGCCCCCGATGACCACGGGCACGCCCAGCTGCAGGTGCCCCAAGCCCCGGCACGACGGCCCCCCGAAGGGCCCTCGGCGGGCACGGTCGCCCGCTACAACCGCGAGTGGATCGCTGCGGGCAAGGTCCGCCGCCGGTGGCTCGCCGAGCAGCTGCTGGGCCGCAAGAAGGCCCCCAAGCAGGTGACGGTGTTCATCACGCAGATGATGATGAGCCGCCCGGAACCGGTCGCCGAGTGCCTGGGGTCGGCCAAGACCGAACCGCTGTTCGCCGACCTGACGCGCAAGCCACGTCCCCGGGTGCTGGAGGGGCTGGCCAAGCTGCCGACCGACCGGCTGGCGCTGATGCAGCTGGCCGAGATCGCCGCGGCGTTCGAACACCAGATCGTCCAGGACACCGGTGAACGCCGCAACACCTGGCGCACCGACCGCGGCAATCCGCACTGCCCCCGCTCTACCGCCGCGCAGTACCTGTCGTTCCTGGTCGCGCTGGGATACCAGCCCAGCCCGATCGAGAAGGCGATCATCGCCGGAGTCGCCTACACCGGAGCCGACCCCAGCGACACGCTCGGCCAAGACGACGGCGACGGCATCGCCGGTGACGGCGGGCAGACCGGCCAGGCAGAGGCCTCCGCTGACCCGCCCCACATCTCTGAGAGCGGGCGCGGCGCGGCACCGGACGCTGAGGCGTCGTGA
- a CDS encoding tyrosine-type recombinase/integrase, with translation MDAREWQFPEHDHDGAELILTAAAAPPPAHNPYLVYLATVAGGESRRAMAGCLDRIAGLWAVRLDLEPPAPAGQHFAWSALRYQHTAVIRTLLHTQTRPGGAPWAPSYRNKHLTALRMTLKQAFLLGQMTAEDYLRAREVKAVKGVRVTTGRLLAAHEQQRLVDTALGEGTLLGLRDAALLETLDATGCRRQELALAVRDDYSPGTRTLLVTGKGDKQREVYLTQTAAAQLGAWLTAARPAGPLFPAFDRWGNITAQPMTSNGIGRIVTRRAVQAGVPDLSAHDFRRTFISRLLDLGVDLATVQQLVGHASATTTAAYDRRPAATRRAAVDRTNRT, from the coding sequence GTGGACGCACGGGAATGGCAATTCCCAGAACACGATCATGACGGCGCCGAACTGATCCTCACCGCCGCGGCCGCTCCCCCGCCCGCGCACAACCCGTACCTGGTGTACCTGGCCACCGTCGCCGGCGGCGAGAGCCGCCGCGCCATGGCCGGATGCCTGGACCGCATCGCCGGGCTGTGGGCCGTCCGCCTCGACCTCGAACCACCCGCCCCCGCCGGACAGCACTTCGCCTGGAGCGCCCTGCGCTACCAGCACACCGCCGTCATCCGCACCCTGCTCCACACCCAGACCAGACCTGGCGGGGCGCCTTGGGCGCCGTCCTACCGCAACAAGCACCTCACCGCCCTGCGGATGACGCTCAAGCAGGCGTTCCTGCTCGGCCAGATGACCGCCGAGGACTACCTGCGCGCCCGCGAGGTCAAAGCCGTCAAGGGCGTCCGCGTCACCACCGGCCGGCTCCTCGCCGCCCACGAACAGCAGCGGCTCGTCGACACCGCCCTGGGCGAGGGGACGCTGCTGGGCCTGCGTGACGCCGCGCTGTTGGAGACCCTGGATGCCACCGGCTGCCGCCGCCAGGAACTCGCTCTCGCCGTCCGCGACGACTACTCCCCCGGCACCCGCACCCTCCTGGTCACCGGCAAGGGCGACAAGCAACGCGAGGTCTACCTCACCCAGACCGCCGCCGCGCAGCTCGGCGCCTGGCTGACGGCGGCCCGCCCCGCTGGGCCGCTGTTCCCGGCCTTCGACCGCTGGGGCAACATCACCGCGCAGCCGATGACCTCCAACGGAATCGGCCGGATCGTCACCCGCCGCGCGGTGCAGGCCGGTGTGCCCGACCTCAGCGCCCACGACTTCCGCCGCACCTTCATCAGCCGCCTGCTGGACCTCGGTGTCGACCTGGCGACCGTGCAGCAGCTGGTGGGACACGCCTCGGCCACCACCACCGCCGCCTACGACCGCCGCCCCGCCGCCACCCGCCGCGCCGCAGTCGACCGCACCAACCGAACCTGA